One genomic region from Conexibacter woesei DSM 14684 encodes:
- the trpC gene encoding indole-3-glycerol phosphate synthase TrpC, producing MSNVLDRIVDSTRREVEHRRSEIPLAQLERSLHGRGEDRPFAEALVHPGISVIAEHKRRSPSAGPIREGATVEEIVGSYERAGAAALSVLTERHHFGGSLDDLRAAKEAARLPILRKDFVVDTYQVYESAVAGADAILLIVAALEPRELARLHAEALALDLDVLVEVHDEPELEIALERVDADVIGINNRDLTDFTVDVQRTFELLADIPAGKTVVSESGISTRDQLDELERVGVDAVLVGEALMRADDVEAACRELTRLDDEL from the coding sequence ATGAGCAACGTGCTCGACCGCATCGTCGACTCGACCCGACGCGAGGTGGAGCATCGCCGCAGCGAGATCCCGCTCGCTCAGCTGGAGCGCTCTCTGCACGGCCGCGGCGAGGACCGCCCGTTCGCGGAGGCGCTCGTGCATCCCGGCATCTCGGTGATCGCGGAGCACAAGCGCCGCTCGCCGTCGGCCGGCCCGATCCGCGAAGGGGCGACCGTCGAGGAGATCGTCGGCTCCTACGAGCGCGCGGGCGCCGCGGCGCTGTCGGTGCTGACCGAGCGCCACCACTTCGGCGGCTCGCTCGACGACCTGCGCGCCGCGAAGGAGGCGGCGCGCCTGCCGATCCTGCGCAAGGACTTCGTCGTCGACACCTACCAGGTGTACGAGTCGGCGGTCGCCGGCGCGGACGCGATCCTGCTGATCGTCGCGGCGCTGGAGCCGCGCGAGCTGGCGCGGCTGCACGCCGAGGCGCTCGCGCTCGATCTCGACGTGCTCGTGGAGGTCCACGACGAGCCCGAGCTGGAGATCGCGCTGGAGCGCGTCGACGCCGACGTGATCGGCATCAACAACCGCGACCTGACGGACTTCACCGTCGACGTCCAGCGCACGTTCGAGCTGCTCGCCGACATCCCGGCGGGCAAGACGGTCGTCTCCGAGTCGGGGATCAGCACGCGCGACCAGCTCGACGAGCTGGAGCGGGTCGGCGTCGACGCGGTGCTCGTCGGCGAGGCGCTGATGCGCGCCGACGACGTCGAGGCAGCCTGTCGCGAGCTGACGCGCCTCGACGACGAGCTCTGA
- a CDS encoding S1C family serine protease: MRALVRSPFVHALAGGAVVAVALLTLGVGGRDSTTTTVLEQAQFSGATTPADGAAPELTPHAIYERDAPGVVFVRSRPVAVAADSPFGERQPQSGASGTGFVLDSEGHILTNQHVVGEASTVQVEFSDTRTVTAKVLGEDPTNDLALLRVDPASADLRPLTLGDSTTARVGDPVVAIGNPFGLERTLTTGVVSALERQLTAPNGFTIQNVIQTDAPINPGSSGGPLIDASGRVIGITSQIASTGGSNAGIGFAVPIDTATKLLPELKRTGSVAHAYLGITVTTIDASLDGVQPQLHRGVLVQAVIKRSPAARAGVRGGTVESQVGGNRIQLGGDVITSINGRTLKTAEELTAALAKYRPGDRIRLGILRGGEAMQLEVTLARAPKQAPSQPAQP; encoded by the coding sequence ATGAGAGCGCTCGTTCGTTCACCCTTCGTGCATGCGCTTGCCGGCGGTGCCGTGGTCGCGGTCGCGTTGCTCACGCTCGGCGTGGGTGGGCGCGATTCGACGACGACGACCGTGCTGGAGCAGGCGCAGTTCAGCGGCGCGACGACGCCCGCCGACGGTGCCGCCCCGGAGCTGACGCCGCATGCGATCTACGAGCGCGACGCGCCCGGCGTCGTCTTCGTCCGCTCGCGGCCCGTCGCGGTGGCGGCGGACTCGCCGTTCGGCGAGCGGCAGCCGCAGAGCGGCGCGAGCGGCACCGGCTTCGTGCTCGACAGCGAGGGCCACATCCTCACCAACCAGCACGTCGTCGGCGAAGCGAGCACCGTGCAGGTCGAGTTCAGCGACACGCGCACCGTCACGGCGAAGGTGCTCGGCGAGGACCCGACCAACGACCTCGCGCTGCTGCGCGTCGACCCGGCGAGCGCCGACCTGCGGCCGCTGACGCTGGGCGACTCCACGACCGCGCGCGTCGGCGACCCGGTGGTCGCGATCGGCAACCCGTTCGGGCTCGAACGCACGCTCACGACCGGCGTCGTCTCTGCCCTGGAGCGCCAGCTGACGGCGCCCAACGGGTTCACGATCCAGAACGTGATCCAGACCGACGCGCCGATCAATCCCGGCAGCTCCGGCGGTCCGCTGATCGACGCGAGCGGGCGCGTGATCGGGATAACGTCGCAGATAGCCTCCACCGGCGGCAGCAACGCCGGGATCGGATTCGCGGTCCCGATCGACACCGCGACGAAGCTGCTGCCGGAGCTGAAGCGGACGGGCAGCGTCGCGCACGCGTACCTCGGCATCACCGTCACGACGATCGACGCCTCGCTCGACGGCGTGCAGCCGCAGCTGCACCGCGGCGTGCTCGTGCAGGCCGTCATCAAGCGCTCGCCGGCGGCGAGAGCGGGCGTCAGAGGCGGCACGGTCGAGAGCCAGGTCGGCGGCAACCGGATCCAGCTGGGCGGCGACGTGATCACCTCGATCAACGGCCGGACGCTGAAGACGGCGGAGGAGCTGACCGCGGCGCTGGCCAAGTACCGGCCGGGCGACCGGATCAGACTCGGGATCCTGCGCGGCGGCGAGGCGATGCAGCTGGAGGTCACGCTTGCGAGAGCGCCGAAGCAGGCGCCGTCGCAGCCGGCCCAGCCCTAG
- a CDS encoding phosphoribosylanthranilate isomerase, whose translation MATRIKFCGIARLEDAERAVELDAWAVGMILWPGSPRYCRADEAAAIGASLHRRAEVAGVFVNAHLDHVVTRADEFGLTLVQLHGDEGPSFCTEVARRTGARVIKVARVRDRADVQALRAFRTDYHLMDTFVAGRPGGTGETFAWDLVRAHRRDRPVILSGGLTPDNVGDAIAAAHPYAVDVSSGVELAPGIKDHAKMAAFSAAVRAADAGDEPDEPDAHEPTEDHAGGKAA comes from the coding sequence ATGGCCACGCGCATCAAGTTCTGCGGGATCGCCCGCCTCGAAGACGCCGAACGAGCCGTCGAGCTCGACGCCTGGGCGGTCGGGATGATCCTCTGGCCGGGCTCGCCGCGCTACTGCAGAGCGGACGAGGCGGCGGCGATCGGCGCGTCGCTGCACCGCCGTGCCGAGGTCGCCGGGGTGTTCGTCAACGCCCACCTCGACCACGTCGTCACGCGGGCCGACGAGTTCGGCCTCACGCTCGTGCAGCTGCACGGCGACGAGGGCCCGTCGTTCTGCACCGAGGTCGCGCGCCGCACGGGCGCGAGAGTGATCAAGGTCGCGCGCGTGAGAGACCGCGCCGACGTGCAGGCGCTGCGCGCGTTCCGCACCGACTACCACCTGATGGACACGTTCGTCGCCGGCAGACCGGGAGGGACGGGGGAGACGTTCGCGTGGGACCTCGTGCGGGCCCACAGACGCGACCGCCCGGTGATCCTCAGCGGCGGCCTGACGCCGGACAACGTCGGCGACGCGATTGCCGCCGCACACCCGTATGCAGTCGATGTGTCCTCAGGTGTCGAGCTGGCACCGGGCATCAAGGACCACGCGAAGATGGCGGCGTTCTCGGCCGCTGTCAGAGCGGCCGACGCGGGCGACGAACCGGACGAACCGGACGCGCACGAGCCGACAGAGGACCACGCCGGGGGGAAGGCCGCATGA